A section of the Oncorhynchus nerka isolate Pitt River linkage group LG3, Oner_Uvic_2.0, whole genome shotgun sequence genome encodes:
- the LOC115122915 gene encoding immunoglobulin superfamily member 3-like, with product MGIHTLLIVCALLGVSVAQRVVTVQSGPLVRTEGSHVTIWCNVTGYKEGVEQDFEWSMYLTSVPDREIRIVSTAQSNYAYAVYAQRVNSKEIWVERLTRDSALLHITKVQARDQGLFECYTPNTDGQYLGSYSARTNLTVDARYKTMVLAYGADSRL from the exons GCGTGAGCGTGGCCCAAAGGGTAGTGACCGTTCAGAGCGGACCACTTGTACGGACGGAGGGCAGTCACGTGACCATCTGGTGCAACGTGACTGGTTACAAGGAGGGCGTGGAGCAGGACTTTGAGTGGTCCATGTACCTGACCTCGGTGCCCGACCGCGAGATCCGCATCGTGAGCACGGCCCAGTCCAACTATGCGTACGCGGTGTACGCCCAGAGGGTCAACAGTAAGGAGATCTGGGTAGAGAGGCTGACCAGGGACTCAGCCCTGCTCCACATCACCAAGGTCCAGGCCAGAGACCAGGGGCTGTTTGAGTGTTACACCCCCAACACAGACGGACAGTACCTCGGCTCCTACAGCGCCCGTACCAACCTCACTG ttgatgcccgctacaagaccatggtgcttgcctacggagctgattccaggctctga